The proteins below are encoded in one region of Aquisphaera giovannonii:
- a CDS encoding PspA/IM30 family protein: protein MILDQFWRSLRAQIHKLAGLFWEADPIAAMQLEYDRAVDQLRDGRVGLADYRALVERVARQAARGAANAERLDATVRTCLQSGDREAAGRYALDLQRARRELAENRAQLDLHERAYENNLLKIQDAGRKLAEIRERIARYDAELKMSAAEAEMARLAQEFRVDSTTDFGRLESQIQDRIDLDRAKVRVDADLSGQGVDEFRGEQATQGQLAEDALREFERREALSGLPPAGEVARPGRVRVSETS, encoded by the coding sequence ATGATCCTGGACCAGTTCTGGCGAAGTCTGCGGGCCCAGATCCACAAGCTGGCCGGCCTCTTCTGGGAGGCGGACCCGATCGCGGCGATGCAGCTCGAGTACGACCGCGCCGTCGATCAGCTCCGGGACGGCCGGGTCGGCCTGGCCGACTACCGCGCCCTGGTGGAGAGGGTCGCCCGGCAGGCCGCGCGGGGCGCCGCCAACGCGGAGAGGCTGGACGCCACCGTGAGGACGTGCCTCCAGTCCGGTGACCGGGAGGCGGCCGGGCGCTACGCCCTGGACTTGCAGCGGGCGCGGAGGGAGCTGGCCGAGAACCGGGCCCAGCTCGACCTCCACGAGCGGGCCTACGAGAACAACCTCCTGAAGATCCAGGACGCCGGCAGGAAGCTCGCCGAGATCCGGGAACGAATCGCCCGCTACGACGCCGAGCTGAAGATGAGCGCCGCCGAGGCCGAGATGGCCCGACTGGCCCAGGAATTCCGCGTCGACTCGACGACCGACTTCGGCCGCCTCGAGTCCCAGATCCAGGACAGGATCGACCTCGACCGGGCGAAGGTGAGGGTCGACGCCGACCTCTCCGGCCAGGGGGTCGACGAGTTCCGTGGGGAGCAAGCGACCCAGGGCCAGCTTGCGGAAGACGCCCTCCGCGAGTTCGAGCGGCGGGAAGCCCTGTCAGGGCTCCCGCCCGCCGGGGAGGTCGCCCGGCCCGGCCGCGTCCGGGTATCCGAGACGTCCTGA